From a single Phocoena sinus isolate mPhoSin1 chromosome 1, mPhoSin1.pri, whole genome shotgun sequence genomic region:
- the SLAMF6 gene encoding SLAM family member 6 isoform X1 — translation MPRTLTALRSPAPFSTAKSMIWLLQSLTLVSCLGPGNTVSQTSSTPLIVNGVLGESVTLILKFPVEEKITSITWLHDGKSAVFIEPNEALNRVTDPKRKNRLNVTESYSLHLSNLTMADSGHYRAQITTLTSLLFTSYDLRIFRRLRNLQVVPHTKWSNNRTCEILLTCSVENPNDNILFRWQVSGNTLQSEANLTISWDPKSFNEETYTCIAENPVSNSSFSVSVQSLCKSVTNEKNEHLDTTWIVVAVSSICIVVIIVSLFVWRKKIGFFQFSTQQTQCPAETVRNLEYASFSPGSTVYAQVTHSKREIEIPKPVKNNDSTTIYSEVQQSQAKAHLFQDNCPSQCHVIR, via the exons GGAACACAGTTTCACAAACCAGCTCAACACCATTGATTGTGAACGGGGTCCTGGGGGAGTCTGTAACACTTATCCTGAAGTTTCCTGTGGAAGAGAAGATCACGTCCATCACCTGGCTACATGATGGAAAATCTGCCGTCTTCATAGAGCCAAATGAAGCACTAAACAGGGTGACTGACCCAAAGCGGAAAAATCGATTGAATGTCACCGAGTCCTATTCCTTGCATCTCAGCAACCTGACGATGGCAGACTCAGGACATTACAGAGCCCAGATAACCACACTGACCTCTTTACTGTTTACCAGTTATGATCTGAGAATCTTCA GACGACTGAGGAACTTACAAGTTGTCCCTCACACCAAATGGTCTAATAATAGGACCTGTGAGATCCTCCTGACCTGCTCTGTGGAGAATCCAAATGATAACATCTTATTCAGGTGGCAGGTCTCAGGAAACACACTTCAAAGTGAAGCAAACCTTACTATCTCCTGGGACCCCAAGAGTTTCAATGAAGAGACCTACACCTGCATAGCTGAGAATCCTGTCAGCAATTcatccttctctgtctctgtccagAGTCTCTGCAAAA gtgttactaatgaaaaaaatgaacaccTGGATACCACGTGGATTGTAGTGGCAGTTTCTTCAATATGTATAGTTGTCATCATCGTGTCATTATttgtttggaggaaaaaaatag gtttcttTCAATTCTCTACTCAGCAAACCCAGTGTCCTG CAGAGACTGTGAGGAACTTAGAGTATGCTTCCTTCTCTCCAGGGAGCACTGTGTATGCTCAGGTCACCCATTCAAAGAGG GAAATAGAAATCCCAAAACCTGTGAAAAACAATGACTCCACCACAATTTACTCTGAAGTTCAACAGTCCCAAGCG AAAGCCCATCTATTCCAGGACAACTGCCCTTCACAATGTCATGTAATTCGCTGA